The nucleotide sequence TCAAAATGGTACGAGTAAAAAGAgggtttaagtttttttttttttttgcatgtctGGATAATCCGGTCAAATCAGAGGGGCTTTGAAAAGCGCGGGAGTTGGAAGAGAACTACCATGTTAAATTCTGCACGGATAATTCTGTGGTGACCTGACTGGATAGACTGTGGTACCATATTTGGTTTTTGTATTGAGTCTAACTCATCCCAAAACCAGCTTATAAGTAGTACAGTGTCACTcttaataaactattttttcagaGCTTATCACTTTTTAACACTGGACTTTGTTTTTTCTCCGTAGTATGGATTATTAAGTCTTTCTTGGGTTTAGTCTAAGAGCTGAACTTCTGCTGCTTTATAAACTGATGGTGAATTATTGTGACAGAGACCAGCGATGACCCAGGGTTCAGTTGATATCTATGCTGCACAATGCAAACTTTGCATGAAATGGAGAGTGATTGATACGCAGGAGGAGTTTGAAGAGATTCGTCATAAGATCATCCGAGACCCTTTTGATTGTAGCAAAAAGGCTAATCGTAGCTGTGATGATCCTGCTGATATCGAATATGATTCTTCTCGGACATGGGTCATTGACAAGCCTAACATTCCAAAGACTCCACAAGGTTTCAAGAAAATCTTGGTGCTTAGAAAGGATTACTCTAAATTGGATTCTTACTACATCACACCTACAGGTAAAAAACTGAGAACCCGCAATGAGATAGCAGCATATCTTAAAGACCATCCACAACCCAGTGGTGTATCTGCTGcggattttgatttttcatccccaaAGATTATGCAAGACACCATCCCAGAATTTATTGAGCAACAGAAGGATTCTGCAAACAAAAAAGCTAAGATAGctaaagatgaagtttgaggaATGTTATCACAAGGTTGCTGcatgctgttgttgttgatgctaaTTATGGTTGGTTTGTCTGTAATATATTATTTCTAGATATTGTGTTAGGGAACACCAATTCAGTGGTAttgaaacaaatttaattttagttctGGTGTTCCATTGTAACCTAAACAGATATTTGCAGGCTCTATATGTTGACTGATCAGAAcacccaaaatatattttctattcttCTATGCAACTCAATCAATTTGCGTCACACCACAAcagtcttctttttcttctatattGAATTGCTAATGAATATATGAGAATATTCTCTGACGTGTTTATGAAATACATGTTGTACCCtgtctttataaaaaaatacaagttgtattttttataaaaaaaaattattttatagttATGTGGTGATAAATGTTAgaaatactataaaaaaaaagcagcaaataaaataacattgttttttatttaactgCATTAGTTATTCAAACATGTTTGGCAACCTCTTCTAAAAAATACATGTTTGgcaacatcaattttttttgtgctcttaaaagaaaaactagTTTACTATTTTTATTACGAAAGTGAAAATAGGTTGGTTTGTGGGACAATTTGTTAAAGGTTAATAGGAGGTATGAAAGTTGAAAGCGTATCGAACAACTTTGAATATTATTGCGGATAATTAAAATGACTTTCATCCTTATGCAATCCTGTTCTCTGTTGTTAAGAagctctcttctctttcttggGTGATCTTCTTTAATCATACTCTAAGAGAAGACAATGAATGTGCTAATTGGTTGACCTAGTTTGATGCCAACAATGTTGGTTCCTTGATGATATGGATGTCTCATCCCCTTTAGCAAAATACCACTCTGCTTGCTTGCAGATATCTTTGAGGTATTTGGACAACAGATTGCTTGgtcattttattttctccttgataaaaaaaaaagaattcgactgtgacaattaaaataaagaaagttgTAAACATTGGCGTTAATTAATTTACCAATATACATTGTCTAATtctaattatgaaaataaaagtaaaattattgAAAACTAAAGATCAATACGTACTTTCAAGACTTACTTAATCAAACTTTTGTaggaaattttttgaaaaagaacaTGAAAAGTCATTATTATGAACATTAACAGAGAAGTTCATTTGCAACTTCAACAACTGGCATAAATTTAAAGATTCTGCATGaaagtttgtttttgtttcttgacTGAGAATGAATTTTCGTTAATTTTTCATGACTTAAAGTTGTTATTTAATGCATACATTATAATTTacatttggattttttttcccgAAAGAGGAGGGAAAATACTGTTATTTATTAAGTGTATGGGAGAAGCACTATGCCATAAATTTTCCTAGATGAAGACTTCCCTTTGAAATTACAAATCTAGGCAGTCATGCTAACACAGATCCtaattttgggttgaattaatCTAGCTGTTTTGTGATTGAAAGGTGTGATAAATGGTAAGAGAAAATCACACTTCCTGGTTACCAACTATACATATTTGCTCGATTGCTTGATTACAACTATGGTACTGACTACATTTTACATTGTATACATGATTTTCCCAAAAAATTAGTAATTACTACAAACTTTCTGTCATGCATGTATAATTACACAATCATGAATCACGATACTGCCCCTGCCAGAGAAATGATTCATCATAATCCATATTGAACACTGCACCGAACATGTTGCAAAGCTGGTATAAACTTCTTATGCGGTCATCCACCAGCATCGTACTGCCCCGAGCTCTGACCTCGTTCTATATGCGTGGCACTCAAACCATATGTGGGCATTAAAAGCCAAGTAACATTTATGACCAGAAGATTGAGTACTCAACCCCTAACGTTTTAATCAGGTTTGGTGTATTCAAGAAGCATGTGCGGGGACCGATAGATCTTCACTAGTGTCCAGTAAAGGACCTCTTCAACTCCAAGTTCACCCTCAGCTCTTGCATTATATATATCCTCGCAAATGGCTATCAACCTACATTAGAAGCATGTAACAAGAAGTAATGTAAGTTACCACAGGATGTATCTTAAATAAGCTTCACAACATCACAGTAGAGTGACGCATGTTCAGGAGCACCATTAtcaatcatttaattaattgatttgagaAATTCTCAAGGGAGTTATTGTTTGTATTCGTTCATTTGCATGGCTTTTTCTGGAAAGAAAGCTATTATACCTATCACAGGAAGGTAGGTTCTCGTAGGGAATTCTCATCCTTAAGTCAGAGCACTGGAGTCTGATGAAGCGCCCAACAGCCAGAACAAAGGTTATGTAAAGCCCCCAGATGCTGAACTTGCTGAGTGTGTCACCAAGAATACCCTCTGAAGCAATATGACAATATTAGAAACACTATGCGAAGTATTATTATGcaatataattaaaatgacatttttcgtGGGCTTTGCCctctcttgtaccaaaaaaaaaagacatttttcGGAGAAAAAATGACATGGCCAACTTACGTGGTGGTGTTTCCTCAGATATTATGATTGCCATAGGTCCTGTCAAACCTCCACAAAATCTACTTAAATTTGATGGATTAATATCTTTAAAGGCCCACCACTCAAGCTGCTCACGATTTATAACTAGATCAGCACTAACAGCAGAATCCtgaaaaattgaattcaaaattttcaatagcAATTTAGGAACAATAAAAGGCAAATATAACAGTAGTAATATGAAAAACGAACATCATCTATTACCTCCTCCAAAGGCCTAACGTCACCTGAACCAGTGACACGGAAGTATCTTGGATAAACATTATAAATCCTAAAGCTGTTCATCGAGCCATTAAGAACTTTTTGAACATCAGATTGTGTTGGAAGATATAGAGAATCAATAGGCTTTTCAAATTTCACAACTTCTTTCCCTTTTGGCCTGTCCCTTGAAAGTATCCAGGTGAAAAAAATTTCCATGTCGGAATACCATTCAAGGGACTGAATCAGTCTAGTCTGAACAACGTGTGGAACAAGCCATAATGTACTAGCATCAGCTTGACAGCATATCAACTGGATATCATTCTTATTATATGCATTCAAATAGCCATTGGGATCAGCATTGACATCCGAATCGAGTGAATCCCACTGGATTCTTTCACACAGAGTAGTTTGGTACAAATTCAACCTTCCACCCTCTGTCTTGATATCAACCTGAAAGCTAGCATCTTTAATGGGGTTTGCAATGTTTGTTGGGTTACCACTGCTATACATctgaaaggaaaaataataaaatatatacttcaGTAAACATGTTATATGCTATTGTGGTGACTAGGAAATTGCAATGGTCAAGTATGTGAACAATTGAAGGGCATAAATACATTCAACTTCGGGGGGTAGCTAAACTAGTTTGAGCTGGGGGAAAAGGAGTTGGAGGTCCTGGGTTCAAACCAGGGCAAGGAgtaaaatattaatctaacaaactATGAAATGTCTATTTAAGTTTTATCAAATCCTACAGATGCACCCCCTTGCACACATACACAAGACATGGATTGGGAGGGAAAGGGCAAATGACTAGAAATACCATATAGCTGATTAAGAGTAGGCCCTGGAATTCAaagataacaaatatatatgttttgaaaatatgCATTCATGACCGAATGCTGTTGTAACAACAGAGGAAAATTTACGTTACAAAAGTTAGATTTGTGGTAAATTAGTTGCAGAAAGCCAGAGATATCAGTCGAAATCGACCTAACTTGATAATCCCTCAAGTATCATATCATAGGGTTTTAACACAAATTCAAGGTCCATTAGGACGTTACAACTCTGATATTAAATTGAACACACTGTTTTAATGATACTAAAAGTATAGCAAAATTTGGGTGCGTTCTAATAAATTACCTAATAAAAGTAGTAAAACTAAAATGATAAATGACATGCCATTAAGTTATTAAATGTGTGGGTTTATATGCTAACAAATCTACAAAGCAGAAGTGCTAGAACTTTAAAAAATCTAGTAAATGAAATCAACAGTTTTTGTCATTTTCTTACCAGCATTGGAGCCCATATAACGcaaattaatacaaaaaacaGGCAAATCCCGTTGCAGCATTTGGTCATTTTCGTTTGCTTCTCCCCCTGTCTGTGTGTAGCTCTATTCAAGACTGAATCACATTTGACAAGGTACAAACTTGCATTTATGTCCTCAAGCTatcaaaatggggaaaaaatATGCAGGTGTTAGTTACATATTAAGCAGAATTCAGAAGTAGAAAGAAAAACCAGCACAACATGAAAAGCAAGCTCTTCCAAATGAATTTTCACAGGTGGTTACTTGATAAGCTGTGATCTGAAGTGTGCTGCTAACaccaaaaatcaaatctttaaGATGCCCACTAATATCTCCGACAACACATTCAACAGCAGGAAAAACAAACAAGTCCCAAAGTCCTATCTAATGATATGTTGTTGTAGGCACTAATGGTAGAATGACATAAGGTGCATTTGGTAAacgctatgaagcacggactcGGACACGGACACgggacacgacacggacacggCTAATCTAAAAAAACCTAGGACACGGACACGGCTATATATACTTTAcatgttaataaaataaaaaatttatgatcACAATTTAACTCTAAAATGAAAAGCAAACTTTATGTTTATTTAAACTCAACACTTTGTGTAACACAATGATGAAATCAAGTTCAACTCACCCCACATTGAGAAAATACCCaactaaaaaatacataaagttggacatatattataaaaatgttactgctttttttttttttttgaaggaaaaaatgttACCACTATAAACGTGTGGTGTGGTGGTCCTATGATATAagttcatattattattatataactTCATCAAGGAAAAGGACAAAACGTGTGGTGATAAAAGTTCAtagtattatattatatgaattcAGAAAGGACAAAGTCACAAAatgtgtggtggtggtggtcaTGTTTTTGGACAAAACACGAAGCAGCAAAGCAGAGGAACAGAAACGGCGACGGCGATTACAATAAAAGCCATGAAATTAGAACCAAGAAGAAGGGAAGGAAGCAGACGGCGGCACCGGAAAAGGTGTGGTGGTGGAAAAGGGAGCAGCGAAAACACTAGCTTTCTCTACTGATTCTCTAATTCtcattcttttcttctttttttctgtGATTGGCCGTGTCGGTTTACACCAGAGCAGTGTCGGATCCGTGTCCgaccaatttttgtttttgtttttgttggataCGGCAATATCCGCGTCTGACGCGAATCGTACGTGTGTCGTACGCGCGTCCGTGTCGGAACCGCATCAGAGACGGTGACACGGCGGATCTCTGCCGCGTCTGTGCATCAGAGGGTAAACGTCTTAATTCAGTGCTACTTATTGAATAAACACTCAACATACAAGTTCTTATGTATAAACCATTTCTATAATCAAAGAGAAAGTGtggtcaaattgttttcatataagatgTAAGCAATTCTTATAAGCTATCACAGCGATCTTTATTAAAATAAGCCAAATACAGTTTATAGACAggtcataagctattttcataggCTCTCAACTCACCACCCACACGTTTGATTATGCTAgtagataaattcaaataagttaTTCATACGCCAAATAATAACACAGACTATACTCAACTAAATACTTCCATTTACATTCTAAAGACAAATTTTGGCcaaccatttttaaaatttcccTCCTTCAATTTGAAATAGGTGGGTTCTGCCAAACACATATTTAAGTTACGAACCTTCGTAAGAAAGTCTACACTGATTTATCGAAGTATAGGTTACAAAGCAAACTGGCAATCAACTATCATTTCAAAGCTAGAGGTTCAAATACATACGGGAGACAAATTTGACCCCAAAACCAACATAAGGAACAAGATAAAGACATTAAATACCAGGAATAATAGAACAAATATATACTAAAACAGCTTTTCTAACATTTCCGTATTAAAATCATTATGAATTGCAAGGAATAACATGAAAATTTATGTTCTGCATATTCAGTCTAAAACCATGTCTAGGTTGTTACACTTAACATCctttaaaattaatatactTCAGAAATGAATTTTGATACtataaatcaattatttaaGTATAGCTCACAGCAACAAGGTAGCACAAAAGATGTATCAGTGAATATGGCAGTTTATCAAAGTTGTTTCTGAAAAAGAGTGTCGAATGATGGAAATTATACTTTTTGGAATAAATAAAACGATTTAAGCAAGCaatgctattaacatatataCCTTTAGCCAGTCATACATGGTGAGAGATGTAGTTGTGCAGGACCAGTCAAGTACGCATCGTAATTCATAAAGGAATGGCAGAGCACGATAAAGTCTATATCCTAAGTAGTTGATTCGTGAAACTTCACTTGTCAAAAACTGCCGATACAATGTGCTCTTGTTAGGAATGCCATATCGGATTTGTACAGCCTGCAATCCTAGAGAAATTGCTTTAGCAAGAAATATGGCACGGAGAGCTAACTGAGCTGCATGTTGTCGAGATGGATCCAATTGCCAATCATACTCTGTAACTGAATATGTGAAGAGAATGAAGTTGAAAATATAGAATATCACTTTCCCCGTGGCAAATGAGCAGAGGTATATTATACGATCAAGTACAATCAAGAAGAAGATGGCCTGAGTAGAAGAAGTAAATTCTGTTAGGAGCCTATATGACATGACACCTCTAGCTGATTAAATAAATGCAAAATGCAATAAATCGTCCAGTCATTCCAACACTGCATTAATCAAAGAGAGACTGAACCAAATGTTTCTTAAGCATGCCAGTTAAgcaagaaattataaaaaaaggaaaacagtCTAAATTTTCCTttctatttgaaaaacaaaaagaaccataaaaataaacaGAACCATTTCAAAGGTTCTATATAAATTTCCAGCATAACGAATGCCATGAACTGACAATGCCAAAAGCTTAAGCCGCCATGAATTTTATTATTACATCTCTACCATGCTCCGTTGTGCAAGAACCATTTCAGGCGTGAAGCACGAGAAATGAACATGCCCACCTACCTTGGTCTGAAATTCAACTTTTATTGGCACAATTAGGGCTCAAGGTTCCATCCCTTAATCACATTGTATTGATAGAGTTCTGGAGGGAAGGAAAAAACTAAAAGGAGTGGTGTAGATTCAATGGGGAGGTGTTGTAGAAAGGGGAGGGTATTTGGAGacaaaaatcttaaaacaaGGGGGAAGGGTGGTGTGTTTAGTAAAAAAGTAGCgtcacatttatttttttaaatgatgggCCTAGCCCAAGACTATAAGCCAATTAGACTGTAATAATTCCGAATAGAAGGTGGCCCCTATTCTCTTTCTTAAGCAGCTTGTTGCATTAGTTGTgttctatgaagcacagacacgaCATAGAAACCGACACGTCAACAccgataaaattttgagaaaatgacttcattcaatgtaatcacatgtgtcagtgtcgtgttggTCTCGAACACCGGGACGCACCTTCAATCACAAGTGTCGTTTAACAAATTCTACAGAAGCACTTTAGCTGAAAATGAGTAAGAGGGTGAAGAGGAGGCACTGCACCGGTAATGAGAATACTATCAGATGCCTAATTTCAACCTTGAGTACAAGGTTGGATTCGAGGGGGTGGTATTGTTAGGATAGAAAATAAGGAAAAGCTAGTTAGTGACAATTAGAGAAGTTACTTGGTTAGTGAGACAATTAGTATACATAGCAAAATGGAAGATGCATGGGGAGTGGGGGCATTTGGATCTGCAAACATCTAGTGAGTAGAGTAAAACGCTGTTGTTGAAGGGTAAACCTTCAGAGGAGAGCCTTCTCTCCTATTCTTTCTCATTCTTTCAATACATGAATACTACAAGGAGATGTCATCCCCATCAAGTTCTTGAGAAACAGCAAAGAGCATCCCAAAGGGGGAACATGCACAATATGAAGACCAAAATGTTCTTTCTTTTCAGTTAAATTTTGGTTTCTAACATGGTACTAGTTAAACTATTTTTAGTTTAATAGTGCAACTGTGGTCAACAAACTTTTCCAGGCCTGTCAAAAGAACAAAAGGAtaatgaataaagaaaaattgaagactTACCATCAAAATAAAGACATATTCTTTTGGAAACTGGTCTTCAAGCTGGTACACTTCAAGGAactcacttttgttttttatgacaGACTGGTAGAAGATGGCAACAAGAAAGAATACAGTCAGATCTGCACAAAATACGTAGGCATACAGATCAACTTCTCTTTTGCCTCCACCAATTACAGAAAGAATACGGTAAGGGAATCCCACTTCTTCTACAAAACCTGCACGCTGAGCTTTGAGGATTTCCTTGGCAACATCAGCTGCTGGAGTTAAAGATTTATTCCATTCTGCTGAAGAACAATCAGTTAAAGGTGAGGCATACACAATCTCGAAGACCGCTAAGACAACACTGGAATTCTCTTTACTTCTTTCAATGCTTTGAATGTTAACCTTACTAGCAAAGGAGCAAATATTTGGGTTCTTTTCCTTGCACTTATCATTGTGGATAACTCTGAGCAACTTATTAATTCCAGACTCAATCCTCTCTGGTTGAATCCCATCCTCTGGCCAGAAGTCGACATCCATAGACACCTGAACAAAATAAGGAGGCGATTCTGCTCCCTGTGTGAGTGATTTCCAGTACCTAAAAGAGTTTCTCACTACCAGTTTCACCATGTTAGTCAACTGAGTTAGCACATCCCATGCTTTCTCTCGCCAGCTATAGCTAGTGGGATTATCTTTTGTGTGGAGATCATTCCTCTTAAATTTGAAGTCGGTAGAAGACATCCATTCACCATCTTTGGGCGTTATGGAACTTTGAATGAGGGTAAATAAATAGACAAGAAAAAGAGGTAATGAACTGACAACAAATGAAGATGTGACCTTGTGTGTTGGAAAGCCTAATTCTCTCAACAGGCTAGGATCAATACTCAACCCACAGTGCTGGATGATGATTTGGTACAGATACTGAAGTAAAATGTAAACTTCTGTATAGATCAAGATGATAACCCAGAAGATGTAACTTGGGCCTGTATTAACCCATAAAGCATACAAATAGAGAGCGCCAAGATACACCATTGATAGCAAACTGAAGTTCCATAAGAACACAAGAACAAAGCAAAAGTAACATACTACATCATTGTTGGAACGCATCTGGTACCATATATAACGAAAGATCCTTCCTAACTGCAGACTTGCAGGATCAGAACTCTTATCAGACTGCAAAGATGAAGTTCGATCCAAATATATATGCTGAGGTTTCTGACTTTCCATCTCGTCATTTATCTGATCCTCTGCATTTGTATGTTCATTTGAATCAGAATCTTCTTGTGAAATATTCAGAAAGCTCACTAAGTTATTAACTGCCTGATTTCCAATGGACTGCACCTGGGAAACACCATCACCTATTAATTGTACAGCAGATTTCAACGCGTTTTCTTTTGCTTGCCCTTtaactttttcctttttctctgaATCGCAAGAAAAAGCATCGATGTCTATTTCAGTAATTTCACAAAGAGGAGAATCAACTGAATGCTTTGCGTACTCCTCTGTTAATGGAGTTTCCACGTCCATAGAAGCAGATGATTCGCGTGATTCAGTGGGGAAAACAGCATCCTCTCTTATTGTGTGATCTAATCTCCCCAAAAGCTGGTCTTCTTTATCAGGGATTCCAATGTCATTATTTGGTATAAGAGAAGCGCCCCTCCTCCTTCTTAAACCCTCAGCGCTATGAGAAAATCCATCAATGCAATTAGTGGATGTGTTCATGCTATGGAGCTGTATTTGCAGGTTCAGCATTTCGGATTTCATCTTCTCCACTTGCATATTACGTTGTCGTTTTTTCTCCTCACTTTCACGAATTTGTTGTAATTGTGCGGTTTTCCATGCAGCCTTTTTCTCTTGCTCACGCACAATTGCACCAATTTGCTCTGCTTCCAGGTAGCGGCACACATAATCAAACTCTTGAGAGGAAAACATATACGACTGAAGTGATACCAGCACAAAAATGATAATCTCTACAATTGCAGATCTTGCAGTAATCCGAAAACCATAATCATATTTATAGAAACCAATCATCTCAAAGATGGAATTTGCTGTGTCACACTTTCCAGCACTTGGCCCCCCAACAAAAGGAGACTGGTAAGCAAGAGAAAGtataataacaacaaaattgtATACACGCAAGAACTTGAAtattttgttcttcttcttcagtaTTTCAAGTCTCATGCGAAAGAATACCAGAGCAAAGGCAAGATATCCAAGATGCAGAATATCATACTCAAGTGTTCCGGTCACCAGTATTAATATGAGCACAAGATCTAACAGATGGCAATAGCAGTAAAGCCTTAAATAATCAAGAAAGGTCCACATGCTTTTAGTTTCAAAAGAGAGATCTCTCCAAACAAATGTGTTCCTACGCTGAGACATAATCTGACGATATGTTGACGATCCTGAAAAGCTAGAGAGGCGATCAGCGCGAAGTTTGAAGCAAGCCAGCATGAATACCACAAAGTAGCTGATCAACATCCGGGGATCATCCACAGCAAGTCCTACATCAGAAAAGGCAGTGAAACAATCAGGACAATGAAGGCTTCAATGTACAAAGTTATATACTC is from Medicago truncatula cultivar Jemalong A17 chromosome 1, MtrunA17r5.0-ANR, whole genome shotgun sequence and encodes:
- the LOC25484802 gene encoding piezo-type mechanosensitive ion channel homolog isoform X2 translates to MIRWIADLIGLYKISANTEWTKICSSLSLILYYIMMSFIKSDLEEMGVIISGSDCSLTEQLLPSKHSFFIRESRSGVRHTNVLLRGAVFRSFSINFFTYGFPVSLFALSFWSFHFASLCAFGLLAYVGYIIFAFPSLFRLHRLNGLLLVFILLWAVSTYIFNVAFTFLNLKLGRDMKIWEMVGLWHYPIPGFFLLAQFCLGILVALGNLVNNSVFLCLSDEGGQTSNDYSSVKVEGETKVLIVATIAWGLRKCSRAIMLALIFLIAIKPGFIHAVYMIFFLIYLLSHSISRKLRQALILLCEIHFALLYILQINLVSSALEKKGSVSMEIVMQLGFLEEDSAWDFLEVALLACFCTIHNHGFEMLFSFSAIIQHAPSPPIGFSILKAGLNKSVLLSVYASSSVRNSDETFSYERRIASYLSAIGQKFLSIYRSCGTYIAFLTILFTVYMVKPNYTSFGYIFLLLLWIIGRQLVERTKKQLWLPLKAYAILVFIFIYSLSSFSSLEMYLSRMIDLYFYLGYDSKASSFDNVWESLAVLIVMQLYSYERRQSKQNRQVYLDQLEPGPLGFIKRLLIWHSQKILFVALFYASLSPISAFGFLYLLGFVFCSILPKTSSIPSKSFLVYTGFLLTAEYLFQMWGEQAKMFPGQKYSDVSLILGFRVYSPGFWGLESGLRGKVLVIVACTLQYNVFRWLERMPSIVLSKEKWEEPCPLFVPTEDEFDDVTVCNEESKPSCNSHPPAALQEEASSKSLKIMTSDLPRAHDTSSANTDSNSGKYSFGFIWGSNKESHKWDKKRIVSLRKERFETQKTLLKIYMKFWMENIFNLFGLEINMITLLLASFALLNALSMVYIALLAACILLNRQIVRKIWPIFVFLFASILILEYFVIWMDMSPLNPSATSEIHCHDCWKTSTLHFHYCEKCWLGLAVDDPRMLISYFVVFMLACFKLRADRLSSFSGSSTYRQIMSQRRNTFVWRDLSFETKSMWTFLDYLRLYCYCHLLDLVLILILVTGTLEYDILHLGYLAFALVFFRMRLEILKKKNKIFKFLRVYNFVVIILSLAYQSPFVGGPSAGKCDTANSIFEMIGFYKYDYGFRITARSAIVEIIIFVLVSLQSYMFSSQEFDYVCRYLEAEQIGAIVREQEKKAAWKTAQLQQIRESEEKKRQRNMQVEKMKSEMLNLQIQLHSMNTSTNCIDGFSHSAEGLRRRRGASLIPNNDIGIPDKEDQLLGRLDHTIREDAVFPTESRESSASMDVETPLTEEYAKHSVDSPLCEITEIDIDAFSCDSEKKEKVKGQAKENALKSAVQLIGDGVSQVQSIGNQAVNNLVSFLNISQEDSDSNEHTNAEDQINDEMESQKPQHIYLDRTSSLQSDKSSDPASLQLGRIFRYIWYQMRSNNDVVCYFCFVLVFLWNFSLLSMVYLGALYLYALWVNTGPSYIFWVIILIYTEVYILLQYLYQIIIQHCGLSIDPSLLRELGFPTHKVTSSFVVSSLPLFLVYLFTLIQSSITPKDGEWMSSTDFKFKRNDLHTKDNPTSYSWREKAWDVLTQLTNMVKLVVRNSFRYWKSLTQGAESPPYFVQVSMDVDFWPEDGIQPERIESGINKLLRVIHNDKCKEKNPNICSFASKVNIQSIERSKENSSVVLAVFEIVYASPLTDCSSAEWNKSLTPAADVAKEILKAQRAGFVEEVGFPYRILSVIGGGKREVDLYAYVFCADLTVFFLVAIFYQSVIKNKSEFLEVYQLEDQFPKEYVFILMAIFFLIVLDRIIYLCSFATGKVIFYIFNFILFTYSVTEYDWQLDPSRQHAAQLALRAIFLAKAISLGLQAVQIRYGIPNKSTLYRQFLTSEVSRINYLGYRLYRALPFLYELRCVLDWSCTTTSLTMYDWLKLEDINASLYLVKCDSVLNRATHRQGEKQTKMTKCCNGICLFFVLICVIWAPMLMYSSGNPTNIANPIKDASFQVDIKTEGGRLNLYQTTLCERIQWDSLDSDVNADPNGYLNAYNKNDIQLICCQADASTLWLVPHVVQTRLIQSLEWYSDMEIFFTWILSRDRPKGKEVVKFEKPIDSLYLPTQSDVQKVLNGSMNSFRIYNVYPRYFRVTGSGDVRPLEEDSAVSADLVINREQLEWWAFKDINPSNLSRFCGGLTGPMAIIISEETPPQGILGDTLSKFSIWGLYITFVLAVGRFIRLQCSDLRMRIPYENLPSCDRLIAICEDIYNARAEGELGVEEVLYWTLVKIYRSPHMLLEYTKPD